In the genome of Amphiura filiformis chromosome 4, Afil_fr2py, whole genome shotgun sequence, one region contains:
- the LOC140151378 gene encoding FMN-dependent NADPH-azoreductase-like encodes MAKPLKVVLFLGTCREGRLGLRVANFMINELKKTGHEVEFFDAASKPFNQFPILEKAMFFYKEGEKVPEWMAEAKQKVVDADAYLMVSGEYNHSIPPGLTNMIDHFPTSIFGYKPSGIVCYSPGIYGGMRAAIQLRAFLGEMGCLPVSNIFGIPKVHQAIDGDGKPLDSHMESGAKKLIDQLDWHAHAMRNHREKVGTPK; translated from the exons ATGGCAAAGCCTCTGAAGGTTGTACTATTCCTCGGCACATGTCGTGAGGGTCGTCTAGGTCTGcgtgtggcaaatttcatgattaACGAGCTGAAGAAAACTGGGCACGAAGTCGAATTTTTTG ATGCAGCTTCAAAGCCTTTCAACCAGTTCCCAATCCTAGAAAAGGCAATGTTCTTTTACAAGGAAGGGGAAAAAGTTCCAGAGTGGATGGCCGAAGCTAAACAGAAGGTAGTCGATGCTGATGCTTATTTGATGGTGTCTGGAGAATATAACCACTCCATACCCCCTGGACTGACTAATATGATTGATCATTTTCCTACTAGTATATTTGGCTATAAACCATCAGGAATTGTCTGCTATTCTCCAG GAATCTATGGAGGCATGCGCGCAGCTATTCAACTTCGTGCTTTCCTCGGTGAGATGGGCTGCCTTCCTGTATCCAACATCTTTGGCATACCAAAAGTACACCAAGCTATAGATGGCGATGGTAAACCTCTGGATAGTCATATGGAGAGCGGGGCAAAGAAACTTATCGACCAACTAGACTGGCATGCACATGCCATGCGTAACCACAGGGAGAAAGTTGGTACTCCAAAATAG